One genomic segment of Homo sapiens chromosome 14, GRCh38.p14 Primary Assembly includes these proteins:
- the SNX6 gene encoding sorting nexin-6 isoform X1: protein MMEGLDDGPDFLSEEDRGLKAINVDLQSDAALQVDISDALSERDKVKFTVHTKSSLPNFKQNEFSVVRQHEEFIWLHDSFVENEDYAGYIIPPAPPRPDFDASREKLQKLGEGEGSMTKEEFTKMKQELEAEYLAIFKKTVAMHEVFLCRVAAHPILRRDLNFHVFLEYNQDLSVRGKNKKEKLEDFFKNMVKSADGVIVSGVKDVDDFFEHERTFLLEYHNRVKDASAKSDRMTRSHKSAADDYNRIGSSLYALGTQDSTDICKK from the exons cttaaAGCAATAAATGTAGATCTTCAAAGTGATGCTgctctgcaggtggacatttctGATGCTCTTAGTGAGCGGGATAAAGTAAAATTCACTGTTCACACAAAG AGTTCATTGCCAAATTTTAAACAAAACGAGTTTTCAGTTGTTCGGCAACATGAGGAATTTATCTGGCTTCATGattcctttgttgaaaatgaagacTATGCAGGTTATATC ATTCCACCAGCACCACCAAGACCTGATTTTGATGCTTCAAGGGAAAAACTACAGAAGCTTGGTGAAGGAGAAGGGTCAATGACGAAGGAAGAATTCACAAAGATGAAACAGGAACTGGAAGC TGAATATTTGGCAATATTCAAGAAGACAGTTGCGATGCATGAAGTGTTCCTGTGTCGTGTGGCAGCACATCCTATTTTGAGAAGAGATTTAAATTTCCATGTCTTCTTGGAATATAATCAAGAT ttgagtgtgcgaggaaaaaataaaaaagagaaacttgaAGACTTCTTTAAAAACATGGTTAAATCAGCAGATGGAGTAATCGTTTCAGGAGTAAAG GATGTAGATGATTTCTTTGAGCACGAACGAACATTTCTTTTGGAGTATCATAACCGAGTTAAGGATGCATCTGCTAAATCTGATAGAATGACAAGATCCCACAAAA GTGCTGCAGATGATTACAATAGAATTGGTTCTTCATTATATGCTTTAGGAACTCAGGATTCTACAGATATATGCAA